In a genomic window of Oncorhynchus kisutch isolate 150728-3 linkage group LG9, Okis_V2, whole genome shotgun sequence:
- the LOC109896759 gene encoding receptor-type tyrosine-protein phosphatase zeta isoform X1: MELTVSRVLIPIAQLLVSCQIVALTEAYFKAQRKFTDDIDWSYTGQLNQKIWGKRYPACNNARQSPIDIDETFTQVRVEYQGLQLEGWEKNTPETTTINNDGNTVVLGLDGEYYVSGGGLSTRFRLGRMTFHWGRCNASSDGSEHSLNGLKFPLEMQILCYESGLYQSIDDAVRDGGRIAALAVLFETSLDNNDNYNTILEGVNSVNRFGKTGNVEPFSLLALLPNSTDKYYTYNGSLTSPPCSETVEWIVFKHTVPISETQLEVFCEVMTMQQAGYVMLMDYLQNNFREQQQQFLGQVFSSYTGTEEVITPMCSSEPQNMQADAQNETTIMVMWERPRVVYDTTIDWYSVTYQRLQDQNQPKHEYRTDGDQDVGAIIPGLLSNSSYVVQVVAVCTNGLTGRWSDQIIVDMPQEDPEIESDPDNTEPEDILEAEDILEPVDQVPVDQNPVEESSTREGRQQIFPDQPSTTAASQVSSVPVPPGTRDDQNRIDQDLVNQPRVDKPKKDPTRKDKKKQRIPPHRPFTSAASNGKSAMWVTMVTDQPGFLIPVSRTNSPPPVRRPITEEASLSRSPQQNRNQNRGSAAQIPDVSGIGLIPPEGDMYTPPAGGMVVTDVYYEDVVNTTALETATTPSKTTLKKTLDDRVLSPVTARPKVTMKGHDRGLVLTSRLSDNRVSTVTRATPIQQTPVSVTSTPSVPWIRSRTSSPSNSLSTAYGSSTTSGLVKVLQHTTQPIFTEINNSSHESRVEMVGSVAERERRTVVPLAVVSTLTIICLLVLVGILIYWRNCFQTVDFYTEDTASPKVISALSSPLLLTTEEHEALSVKQFVKHVAELHQTNTFSKEFEIVTECYEEVQSCTVEMGITTDSSNHPDNKNKNRYINIMAYDHSRVKLLEEGKGGDYINANFVDGFERTRAYIAAQGPLKSGTEDFWRMVWQENVGVIVMITNLLEKGRRKCDQYWPMENQEEYGHFLVTLKDTKTLAYYTVRTFTLRDTSQKASQRGRCAERTVVQYHYTQWPDMGVPEYTLPVLSFVRASTQARTQDMGPVLVHCSAGVGRTGTYIVLDSMLQQIQDQGTVNILGFLKHVRTQRNYLVQTEEQYVFIHDALVEAIVSRDTLVTSDMVHSYVSDLLTTGPSGRTRMERQFKLVSQRRARQADYAAALREGNDDKNRTSSLMPVERSRVCLSCPVEGESSDYINASYIMGYHKSREFILTQSPLPSTVSDFWRMVWDHNSQLIISLPDTHTAQREGEESCAYWPSKDQPISCEGFIVSFSGEDHMSLANEEGLVVHDFLLEATQDNYVLEVRQYMSPCWPNPDSPVSDTFQLLNIITEDSRRREGTIVVHDRLGGSVAGLFCALTTLAQQLEQQGSVDVYEVARMTNLMRPGVFNDMEQYQFMYRAVLSLVDSQEDQRALRSPETNGSVLLGATTAAESLESLM, from the exons GCCAGTTGAACCAGAAGATCTGGGGTAAGAGGTACCCGGCGTGTAACAATGCCCGTCAGTCACCCATCGACATCGACGAGACGTTCACCCAGGTCCGGGTGGAGTACCAGGGCCTGCAGCTGGAGGGCTGGGAAAAGAACACCCCAGagaccaccaccatcaacaacgaCGGCAACACAG tggtgCTAGGCCTGGACGGGGAGTACTATGTGAGTGGCGGTGGTCTGAGCACCAGGTTCAGGTTGGGGAGGATGACATTCCACTGGGGCCGCTGCAACGCCTCCTCAGACGGATCAGAGCACAGCCTCAACGGACTCAAGTTCCCCCTGGAG ATGCAGATCTTGTGTTATGAGTCAGGCCTGTACCAGTCTATAGACGATGcggtgagggatggagggaggatcgCAGCGCTGGCTGTCCTGTTTGAG ACCAGCCTAGATAACAATGACAACTACAACACCATCTTAGAAGGGGTCAACAGCGTCAACAGGTTCG GTAAGACTGGGAATGTTGAGCCCTTCTCTCTGCTGGCCCTGCTCCCTAACTCCACTGATAAATACTACACGTACAACGGTTCCCTCACCTCCCCGCCCTGCTCTGAGACGGTGGAGTGGATCGTCTTCAAACACACCGTGCCCATCTCTGAGACACAG ttgGAGGTGTTCTGTGAGGTGATGACCATGCAGCAGGCAGGCTATGTGATGCTGATGGACTACCTGCAGAACAACTTcagggagcagcagcagcagttctTGGGCCAGGTCTTCTCCTCCTACACTGGAACAGAGGAGGTCATCACTCCCA TGTGCAGCTCGGAGCCTCAGAACATGCAGGCGGATGCCCAGAACGAAACTACTATCATGGTGATGTGGGAGCGCCCCCGTGTGGTGTATGACACCACCATCGACTGGTACTCTGTCACCTACCAGCGGCTGCAGGACCAGAACCAGCCCAAACACGAGTACCGCACCGACGGAGACCAGGACGTG GGGGCCATCATCCCCGGCCTCCTGTCCAACAGCAGCTATGTGGTCCAGGTGGTAGCTGTCTGCACCAATGGCCTGACGGGACGCTGGAGTGATCAGATTATAGTGGACATGCCCCAGGAGGACCCGG AAATTGAGTCTGATCCAGACAACACAGAACCTGAGGATATATTGGAAGCTGAGGATATATTGGAACCAGTAGACCAGGTCCCAGTAGACCAGAACCCAGTAGAAGAGAGCAGCACCAGAGAGGGTCGCCAGCAGATTTTCCCTGACCAGCCCTCCACCACTGCTGCCTCCCAGGTGAGCTCTGTGCCGGTACCACCAGGCACCAGAGATGACCAGAACCGGATCGACCAGGACCTTGTGAACCAGCCCAGAGTGGACAAACCCAAGAAGGACCCGACCAGGAAGGACAAGAAGAAGCAGCGTATCCCTCCGCACCGCCCCTTCACCAGCGCTGCCTCCAACGGTAAGAGCGCCATGTGGGTCACCATGGTGACCGACCAGCCGGGGTTCCTGATTCCCGTCTCCCGGACGAACAGCCCGCCGCCTGTCCGCCGGCCAATCACAGAGGAGGCCTCATTGTCACGGTCTCCTCAGCAGAACCGGAACCAAAACCGTGGTTCCGCTGCCCAGATACCTGACGTTTCCGGTATCGGCCTGATACCCCCAGAGGGCGATATGTACACTCCTCCGGCAGGGGGCATGGTGGTCACTGATGTTTACTACGAGGACGTTGTCAACACCACTGCCTTAGAAACCGCAACTACGCCATCTAAAACAACACTGAAAAAAACCCTGGATGATCGAGTTCTCAGTCCTGTTACTGCCAGACCTAAAGTCACAATGAAAGGACATGACAGGGGCTTGGTTTTGACGTCTAGGCTCTCTGATAACAGAGTTAGCACAGTGACAAGGGCCACCCCTATTCAACAGACCCCGGTTTCTGTAACCTCAACCCCCTCTGTGCCCTGGATCAGATCCAGGACTTCAAGTCCCAGCAACTCCCTCTCCACGGCCTACGGCTCCTCCACTACCTCAGGCCTCGTCAAGGTCTTACAGCACACCACCCAGCCCATATTCACCG agatcAATAACAGCAGCCATGAATCAAGGGTAGAAATGGTGGGAAGTGTTGctgaaagggagaggaggacagtggtCCCTCTGGCTGTGGTATCCACCCTCACCATTATCTGTCTACTGGTTCTGGTGGGCATCCTCATCTACTGGAG AAACTGCTTCCAGACGGTTGACTTCTACACTGAAGACACCGCCTCACCCAAAGTCATCTCTGCTCTGTCTTCACCTCTGCTGCTCACCACAG AAGAGCACGAGGCGCTGTCAGTGAAGCAGTTTGTGAAGCACGTGGCAGAGCTCCACCAGACCAACACCTTCTCCAAGGAGTTTGAG ATTGTGACAGAGTGTTATGAG GAGGTGCAGTCATGCACGGTGGAGATGGGCATCACTACTGACAGCTCCAACCACCCAGACAACAAGAACAAGAACCGATACATCAACATCATGGCCT ATGACCACAGCAGAGTCAAACTACTGGAAGAGGGAAAAGGTGGAGACTACATAAATGCCAACTTTGTTGAT GGTTTTGAGCGTACAAGGGCCTACATCGCAGCCCAGGGGCCCCTGAAGTCTGGAACAGAGGACTTCTGGAGGATGGTGTGGCAGGAGAATGTTGGAGTCATCGTCATGATCACCAACCTGTTGGAGAAGGGGCGG AGGAAGTGTGACCAGTACTGGCCAATGGAGAACCAGGAGGAGTACGGTCATTTCCTGGTGACCCTAAAAGACACCAAGACCCTGGCCTACTATACCGTGAGGACCTTTACCCTCAGGGACACCTCACAAAAG GCTTCCCAGAGGGGACGCTGTGCTGAGAGGACGGTGGTCCAGTACCACTACACCCAGTGGCCTGACATGGGCGTGCCTGAATACACCCTGCCTGTCCTCTCCTTCGTACGGGCCTCGACCCAGGCCAGGACTCAGGACATGGGCCCCGTCCTCGTACACTGCAG tgctggTGTGGGGAGGACAGGGACCTACATTGTGCTGGACAGCATGTTGCAACAGATCCAGGACCAGGGAACAGTCAACATACTGGGCTTCCTTAAACACGTCAGAACACAGAGGAACTACCTGGTACAGACGGAG GAGCAGTATGTGTTTATCCATGATGCCCTGGTGGAGGCCATCGTCAGCAGGGACACTCTGGTGACCTCTGATATGGTCCACTCCTACGTCTCGGACCTGCTGACCACTGGGCCCTCCGGCAGGACACGCATGGAGAGACAGTTCaag CTGGTGAGTCAGCGCAGAGCCAGACAGGCTGACTACGCCGCTGCCCTGAGAGAAGGAAACGATGACAAAAACAGGACCTCCTCTCTCATGCCGG TGGAGAGATCCAGAGTGTGTCTGTCATGTCCAGTGGAAGGAGAATCTTCAGACTACATCAACGCTTCCTATATCATG GGTTACCACAAGAGCAGGGAGTTTATCCTGACccagtctcctctcccctccactgtcTCGGACTTCTGGAGAATGGTCTGGGACCACAACTCACAGCTCATCATCTccctgcctgacacacacacagcacag CGCGAGGGGGAGGAGTCGTGTGCGTATTGGCCCAGTAAGGATCAGCCAATCAGCTGTGAGGGTTTCATAGTGTCATTCTCTGGAGAGGACCACATGTCTCTGGCCAACGAGGAGGGACTTGTGGTCCACGACTTCTTACTGGAGGCCACACAG gATAACTATGTCCTGGAGGTACGTCAGTACATGTCCCCCTGCTGGCCCAACCCAGACAGCCCTGTCAGCGACACCTTCCAGCTGCTCAACATTATCACAGAGGACAGCAGACGGAGAGAAGGAACCATAGTCGTGCATGACCG gCTGGGTGGCTCGGTGGCAGGGCTGTTCTGTGCCCTCACCACCCTGGCACAGCAGCTGGAGCAGCAGGGCTCTGTGGATGTGTACGAGGTGGCACGGATGACTAACCTCATGAGGCCTGGTGTCTTCAACGACATG GAGCAGTACCAGTTCATGTACAGGGCCGTGTTGAGTCTGGTGGACAGCCAGGAAGACCAGAGGGCCCTACGGTCCCCTGAGACCAACGGTTCAGTTCTCCTGGGGGCCACCACTGCAGCAGAGAGCCTGGAGTCCCTCATGTaa